In a genomic window of Festucalex cinctus isolate MCC-2025b chromosome 11, RoL_Fcin_1.0, whole genome shotgun sequence:
- the fhl2a gene encoding four and a half LIM domains protein 2a, which translates to MTERYDCHYCKESLFGKKYVLREENPYCVKCYESLYSNTCEDCKKPIGCNTRDLSYKDRHWHEDCFKCFQCKRSLVDKPFSTKDEQLLCTECYSNEYSSKCHECKKTIMPGSRKMEHKGNSWHETCFTCQRCQQPIGTKSFIPKDNHNFCVPCYEKQFAMQCVHCKKPITTGGVTYRDQPWHKDCFLCTSCKQQLSGQRFTSRDDFAYCLNCFCNLYAKKCASCTTPISGLGGSKYISFEERQWHNDCFNCKKCAVSLVGRGFLTERDDILCPECGKDI; encoded by the exons ATGACCGAGCGCTACGACTGCCACTACTGCAAGGAATCCCTGTTTGGGAAGAAGTACGTCCTGCGGGAGGAGAATCCCTACTGCGTGAAATGTTACGAGAGCCTCTACTCCAACACCTGCGAGGACTGCAAGAAGCCCATCGGCTGCAACACCAGG GATCTGTCTTACAAGGACCGCCACTGGCATGAGGACTGCTTCAAGTGCTTCCAGTGCAAGCGCTCCCTGGTGGACAAACCCTTCTCCACCAAAGACGAGCAGCTGCTGTGCACCGAGTGCTACTCCAACGAATACTCGTCCAAGTGCCACGAGTGCAAGAAAACCATCATGCCTG GCTCCAGGAAGATGGAGCACAAGGGCAACAGCTGGCACGAGACCTGCTTCACCTGCCAGCGATGCCAGCAGCCCATCGGCACCAAGAGCTTCATCCCCAAGGACAACCACAACTTCTGCGTGCCCTGCTACGAGAAGCAGTTCGCCATGCAGTGCGTGCACTGCAAGAAG CCCATCACCACCGGCGGCGTGACCTACCGTGACCAGCCTTGGCACAAGGACTGCTTCCTGTGCACTAGCTGCAAGCAGCAGCTGTCTGGCCAGAGGTTCACCTCCAGAGACGACTTTGCCTACTGCCTCAACTGCTTCTGCAACCTCTACGCCAAGAAGTGCGCTTCCTGCACCACCCCCATCAGCG GCCTCGGAGGCAGCAAGTACATTTCCTTCGAGGAGCGCCAGTGGCACAACGACTGCTTCAACTGTAAGAAGTGCGCCGTGTCCCTGGTGGGCCGCGGCTTCCTGACCGAGCGCGACGACATCCTGTGCCCCGAGTGCGGCAAAGACATCTGA